In Hymenobacter volaticus, the genomic window GCAGCCAGCAAACCAATAAGGCCCACAAGGTGTCACCGGCATAAGCAGCTACCAGCGTCGGCAAAGCAAAAGCGAATTTGCGAGAAGCTAAACCCAACAAAACAGTTGAGAGGAGCAGTACCGCATACACTCTCCGATTGCGCAGCTGCATTATCCGCGGGTATGTCTGCAGTTCTGTTTGAAATAGTACGGGCATAAATGAATACATAATTGAATAAGCGTTGGCGGCTTTCCTCATTGCTACTTGAAGTAGCAGCAAATCAACACTAGCAAAATTGCTGTATTTACTTTGCAATACAAAGTACTCTGAGTAAATTTGCAGTCATATCAATTTCCCGAAATCTAGAAGGCAATGCCGCCGGAGTACAGGCAACTTTTGTTGCCTTTCTCTTTGTATCTACTGCGCGTAGTCCGTCCCCTAGCAAAGGTCTACCTCTCAATCTTAACTATATGGAATACTTTGTGGCTCAAGGGTCGGTGGTGCGCGAAATTTGGGGCAAGGCCGACACCGTGCTATTCATATTTGCGGGGGCTGCTGCCGAGTTTGCCCTCAACAAGGCCGTCGACTGGCTGTACTTCACTGGCAAGCTACCGGCCGACCCACTGGCCCGGCTGTTTTCTACGGTCGACTACGCCCGCCAGATTGTGTTTGCCGAGCGCCCCGCCGCCGAACGTGCTATTGATACCATTGCGGCTATTCACGGGGCTGTGGAAGCCAAGCGCGGCATGGCCATTCCGGATTGGGCCTACCGCGACGTGCTATTCCTGCTCGTCGACTACTCAATTCGGTCGTTTGAGGTGCTGGAACGCCCTCTCACTGATGCCGAAAAGGCGGAAGTGTACCACGTATTCCGGCAAGTAGGCGCGCGCATGGGAGTGCCAGGCCTACCGATTACGTACCAAGAGTGGCTCCCGATCCGCCAGCTACACTTAGCCCAAAACCTACAGCACAGCCGCTACACCGCCGACTTATACCAGCAGTATCGGCGGCACTTGGGTGGCTTGCGCTACGAGTTGCTACTGCAGGCACAGCGCCTGGTGGTGCCGCCCCGCGTCCGGAAGATGCTCAAGCTTGGTACCCGCACCTGGCTGCCGCTGCTACTTCCCCTTTATCGGCAAACCCAGCACTTAGCAGTCAGCAAGTGGGCAAAAGCGGGATTGCTGCCCACTGCCTACAAAGACCGAATCTTGGCGCTGGATTACCGACCTTCTTAAAGTAGCGTTAATAGGCCCTCCCTATTTATAACATTCTCGTAAAGAGTACTCTGCTCCTTTTGCCGACCTTTGCCTGCTGTGTTTGCTTTCACAGACAGAGTTGAGGTTGGCTGGCCACTTGCTGAACCTTACATTTAGCTACGTACACGGGCATTTCACACATAAGCTCATGCGCGTAGCACTTTCTACAGGCAATCAATGCAGTGGTATCAGGAAGAAATAAGACAGTTGGAAGCAAGGCCAGTGGTGCATTCGGAGCTGCCGAAGGTGGTCTTTTATGGCAGTTCATCTTTTACGCTTTGGAAGGAACTAGAACGTTCTTTTCCGCAGGTACAAGCCGTTAACTTAGGATTCGGTGGCTCCACGCTGGCCGCTTGTGCTTGGTTTTTCAAGCGGGTAGTTCCCCGTCACGAACCCGACATGCTGGTGCTATACGCCGGCGACAACGACCTTGGCGACGGCCGCACGCCCGAAGAAGTGGTGCTCTTTTATGAGCAACTGCTGCACTGCGCCAAAACCAGCTTAGGCGACATACCGGTTTGCTTTATTTCAATCAAACTCAGCCTTGCGCGGTTACATTTACGGGGCAGCATTGAATACGCCAACGCGTGCATTAGCCGGTTAGTAGCCCATCAAGGCCCGCCCCTGTATTACCTCGACCTATACTATCCCATGCTCGACGAGCGGGATAACCCCAAACCCACCCATTACGAAGCTGATGGCCTGCACTTGTCGCCGGAAGGTTACGCCGTGTGGCAGCAGGAAATTAGCGCCCAACTGGACCAGATGCTGCCCAAAAAGTAGTTTGTGCCAGGTGGGTTTCGGGATGTTTGTTATCGTATCACCGGAAAGTTGCTTTGCCGATGCACCGCGAATACCACGAATGGGATAGTGCAGCCCTGGGCCGGCCCATGGAGTTGCTAGTTTTCGGCGAGACTGGGGCACGGGTACTGCTGTTTCCGACCCGCAAAGCACGTTTCTACGACTACGAGAATTGGGGCGTGATTGAGGCCCTCCAACCCAAGATAGAAAGTGGCTTGCTGCAAGTTTACTGTGTCGACAGTGTTGATGCCGAGGGCTTGTACAACTTCGACAAACACCCAGCCGAGCGAATCTGCCGCCATTTGCAGTACCAGCAGTACATTTTGGAGGAGGTATTGCCGATGAGTGAAGCACTCAACCCGACCTCGTTCTTAATTGCTGCCGGCTGCAGTATGGGCGCTTATCACGCCGTCAATCTTTCGTTCCGGCACCCCAACTTGTTTGGCAAAGTGGTGGGTATGAGTGGCCGCTACGACCTCACGCAGAGCATGGCTACTTTCCAGGATCTGTTTCAAGGCTACATCGACGAAAACGTGTACTTAAACACGCCCAATCGCTTTATTCCCAACCTTGCCGACGAATTCTACCTCACCCAACTCCGGCGCCTGGAAATCATATTGGCCGTTGGCACCGAAGATGCTTTCCTACAAGACAACCTGTTTCTGGGTCAGCAACTCGAAAGCAAAAACATCACACATCAGCTGCACATCTGGGAAGGCGAAGCTCACAACCCGCTGGCCTGGCGCCATATGGTTGACTTGTACTTGTAAAAATCAGGCCACCAGCAGGCCACAATGAAAACGAGTTGCTTCTTACTTTGGCAACGGCCGCCGAAACAGGTAGCGGGTTTGCATTTCGGTATCGATGGTTGTGGTGCCTGTATAGGTTGGTTGCTTCGGGTCGTTGTTGGCTAGCGAGGTTTCAATGGTCTGTTTGGCTTTGACAGGCTGCGAGGCCGTTCGGATTTCCAGCAGTTCCCACCCCTCACTCGCCAATTCGTTCAGCGTAGTCATCAGCAGCATATCTAGTTCACCTGCAACAGAGCCAAACAACTTAGTACGCGGCTCTAACTTAGTATTTCCTTGCCACGCAGGCACCAGCCAAATTCGTCGCTCGTTTTCTACCCGTACCGACTGATACTGATACCGCACCCCGTTCGTGGGAGGCAGAACCGTAGCTGTTACAGCTGGTTGCAAACTAGCTTCGGGCAGCGGCGGCACGGGCACGGACTGCGCCGATGCCTGCTGTAAACACAGCGTCGTTAATACGATTAGCCAATGTTTCATGATAGCAAAAAGGGAGACAGGTAACCAACTTGGTTGCCTGTCTCCCCTATCCGAAAACTATGCCAGACGGTTAGTCGCGCTTGGTCTTGAGCACCTGCTTCAGCGCCGCCAACTCGTCGCGGAGCTTGGCAGCGGTAAGGAAGTCGAGGTCTTTGGCGGCGGCTTCCATCTGCTTTTCAGTTTGCTTGATGAGTTTTTCCAGATCCACTTTGGTCATCATGGATACCACCGGTTCGGCGGCTATAGCCAGTGCAGTGTCCGTTTCGGGGCCCACATAGGCTTGCGGCTCGGCGATGCGGTAGTCGGAGAGCGAAGTTTGGCCGATAATTTCGGCGTGGCTCTTGCGTACCGTGCGCGGCGTGATGCCGTGTTCTTGGTTGTAGGCCAGCTGGGTGGCGCGGCGGCGGTTGGTTTCGTCGATGGCGCGCTGCATGGAGCCGGTCATGCGGTCGGCGTACATGATGACTTTGCCCCGGTCGTTACGGGCGGCGCGGCCCATGGTCTGGATAAGGCTGCGCTGGTCGCGCAGGAAGCCTTCTTTGTCAGCATCGAGGATGGCCACCAAGCTTACTTCTGGTAAGTCGAGACCTTCCCGAAGCAGGTTTACGCCAATGAGCACGTCGATTTCGCCGAGGCGCAACTGACGCAGAATCTCGACCCGGTCCAGGGTCTTCACGTCGGAGTGCACGTAGCTGGACTTGATGCCTAGGCGCTCCATGTACTTCTGAAGTTCCTCGGCCATGCGCTTCGTAAGCGTGGTCACCAGCACCCGGTCGCCTTGCTTCACGCGGTTGTCTACTTCGTCCAGCAAGTCGTCAATCTGATTCACCGACGGCCGAATGTCGATTTCGGGGTCCAGCAAACCGGTAGGCCGGATGATCTGCTCTACTACTACGCCATTGGCCTGCGTCAACTCGTAGTCAGCGGGAGTGGCCGACACGAACACGGCCTGGTGGTACATGCTCTCGAACTCGTTGAAGGTCAGCGGACGGTTGTCGAGGGCTGAAGGTAAGCGGAAACCGTACTCGATGAGGGCCGTTTTGCGGCTTCGGTCGCCGCCCCACATGGCCCGGATCTGGGGCATGGTGGCGTGGCTTTCATCGACTACCAGCAGATAATCTTGCGGGAAATAATCGAGCAGACAGAAGGGGCGCGAACCCGGGTTCCGCCCATCGAAGTAACGTGAGTAGTTCTCGATGCCCGAGCAGTACCCTAATTCCCGAATCATCTCCAAGTCGAATTCGGTGCGCTCCATAATGCGCTTGGCTTCGGCATCGCGCCCCTCCTTCTCGAAGTAGGCGTGCTGCTGCACCATATCGAACTGGATTTCTTTGATGGCCTGGTTGAGCGTGTCCTTGCCTGTCACGAAGAGGTTGGCCGGGTACAGCGTCACCGACTTCTCATCGGCCAGCTTCTTGCCACTGTTTGGGTCGATGCGGTGGATAGCCTCGATTTCGTCGCCGTAGAAGAAGATGCGGTACGCATAGTCGGCGTAGGCTGGGAAGATGTCTACGGTGTCGCCTTTCACCCGGAACGAGCCGCGGGTGAACTCCATTTCGGTGCGCGAATACAGAATCTGCACAAACTGGTAGAGCAGGTTGTTGCGCGAGTACCGCAAGCCCGGTGCCAGGTAAATCACGTTTTTACTGAACTCCTCGGGGTTGCCGATACCGTAAATGCACGACACCGACGCAATAACAATGACGTCGCGCCGGCCACTGAGCAGCGTGGACGTGGTGTGCAGCCGCAGCTTCTCGATTTCCTGGTTGATGGCCAGGTCTTTCTCGATAAACACGTCGGTGCTGGCAATGTAGGCCTCGGGCTGGTAGTAGTCGTAGTAGCTGATGTAGTACTCGACGGCGTTGTTGGGGAAGAACTGCTTGAACTCGCCGTAAAGTTGGGCGGCCAAGGTCTTGTTGTGGCACAGTACCAAGGCCGGCTTGCCCGTCTGGGCAATTACGTTGGCCATCGTAAAGGTTTTGCCGGTACCCGTGGCTCCGAGCAGCACCTGGGCCGGCTCGCCGTTGTTAACGCCTTCTACCAGTTGGGCAATGGCGCGTGGCTGGTCGCCGGTGGGTTTGAATTCCGAGGTAAGTTGATAGTCCATGCAGAAGAGGTTAGCTACACTGACCGGAAGTTCACCGAAAGTCAGCCTTTGATAACTGTATTAGCAAAGTGGAGGTTTCCTGGCAAACAAAAAAACCTGTCCGAACGGCGAACAGGTTTTTAAGAGTTGGGAGTGTGGTGAAGTGGAAAGAGGTTGTGGCTATTGGCGAGTCAGGCGCAAGGCAGCCGTTTGAGTTGGCGAAGGCGCCGAAGAAACCGGATACGGGTCGACGGCCGTGAGGGTGAGCCAATATGGAACAGTGTCAAGTGTTACAGTGGCCGAATCATTTTGGCAAGCACCAAGACACAGGTCAGTTGCTTGCAACGTGCCCGCTTTGTCGCGCAATTCTACGTTTACGTTGGCTTGGCCGGCCCACACGCAAGTTACGTCGGACGGGCAGCGCGAATCAGAAATCTTGGTTACGGTAAGCTGCACGTCAGTTCCTACTGCCTTCACGGTGGTGCTTTGCTTGTTTTGCAGCTTGATGGTTTGGTCGAGGGCGGCTACTTGATCTGAGTCTTTTTTGCTGCACTGCACCAACCCTAACAATCCCCAAATAGCTAAAAGAAACAGAAGTGTTTTCATCGTTTGTAAGAGTTTGGCTTGAACTTAAACTACGTTCTCTTGAGCAGTACTTAGCGCGAGTCGCGCCAAACGAGAACGGGGTTAGTGGCGTTGGCTTTGAAGTCGGGGCAGCGGCCATCACCTTGGTTATTAGCGCCCCCGCTAGCGGCACACAACACATTGCCACAAGTATCAAACAGGTAATTTAGGGTAGTACTCCCGCCGTTTGCCGTTGTAGCTCCCCCGCCTGTCACCAAGTACACCGTTTGGCCAAGATACGTGTATTGCGTTATTTCAGCCACCGGGGTGCGCTTGGGTTCTTGGCTGAGTTGGGTTATGAGCGTTTCGGAAATTTTATCAGGACAGACGGGGCTCAAACTTGCTTCAGCATCTGAGGTGCTGCACCCACCCATAGTTCCTAGCAAGAGCAGCGAGGTCAGTAGACAGGTAAAAAATCGGTTCATTGGTTCAACTACATCAGAGAGCGTAACCTCTTGCCAACTACGGGGCAACTGGGCTCGGCTTGTGGCTGTTAAACTCCACACTAGCCTCCATGCCCACACTATACGGGCGGCGTTGGCTAAGACCCCGCTGGCCAGGATCGGTGTTTAGTGAGGTAAGACCCATTTCGGTGGTCGTGCCGAGCACCAGATTCCACGTGGCATTGGCGGGCTGGTAGCGTACCCCTGCTCCACCCCGCACCGAAGCTTGCACTTTGCGGTAAGGCGAATCATTGGAAGACAGCGAGTACCGGCGCGTGGTAGTCGGCGAGCTGTTTGGAGCCGATAAGTTGGAAGCGCGAGTACCAGCGGAGTAGTCATTCAGCTCCGACTTCGTGCTTAGCAGCAAACCAACAGCAGCACCCACTTTTGCATAAAGCGAGGTACCCGTGCGCTGCGAACCGTAGCGCACTTCCATAGGCACCGCTACCGTACGGTAGCGGTAAGACGTTTTGCGCATGTACGGCTGGGGCGCTGTATTCACAGAGCTGTAGAAAGCAGTATTGGTGTAGGAGTTAGCTACCGGTGGGCGTACTAGCTGACCGTCCAGAAAATCGTAGCTAGTAGCTGAAGTAGCGGTTTGCTGGCCAGCCTCCAATCCCGAGCTAACTGTTAAACGCTTGCTGACGTTGTAGGCCGCCGTAAAGGCCACGCGCTGACTGACGCCAGCACGCAAGTTGCGTCGATATTCAGCCTCGGCATCCTCTTGATAATAATTGCGCAGCGCGGTGCTCACCATATCGGCAGAAGAAGCAAACAGTTGTCCATTGGCCTGCGAGAAGTCAACATTAGGATTGTAGGCCGATGCGCCATATCCTCCGCCAAAGCGCAGCCGACGCCACTTCTTCGTAGAGGGTGCAGTCGTCTCATCTTGCGCGGCGGCTAGCGCCCCAATGGCGGGTTGCGGTGCAGCTAGCAACGACGGCTTCAGCGTATCGGGGCGCGCGCCTAACCAACCACCACGCAAGCCCGCAAAACGCGGCGCTATACCGTTCCAGCCGGACATATTCATGCTATTCTCGGCAGCCGGATAGCTATTGCCAAACTGCGCAGGCATCAAGCCAGAACCGTTAATTGAAGATCGGCTCCCGGCAAAACCAGAGTTTACACCCATCACAGCTACAGAACTGCCCATGCCAGTAGCCTGTGAAGCTTTGTTTTGGTCATTGGATGCCGATCCAGCATACACGCTGGCAGCAAGACTCGGTTCGAGTGCAGATGCAGCACTTCCATTGTTTGCGGCCAGTAGCTCGTCGGTTGAATTGGCAGCAGTTGCGCTGCCAAGCATTGGGGAGTTTTCGCTGGTAGCAGCTAGCGAAGTTGAGTTGGCTTTTGAGGTGCTATTCATCATATCGGCCGAAGCCAGGGCGGACTCACTACCGGAAGCTGTGGTGGTATCGTTACTGGCGCGGCGGGTAGCTAAACCAGAAGTTGGATCTTGCCATTGGTGCAGTAGGGCCCAGCCGCCCATGCTCAGGAAGAACAGCAGGCAGGCGGCAGCCACCCAGCGGTGCACGCGTAGCCGACGACGGTAGGTGTTGTTTTGTTCGACAAGCAGCTCGTGGTCGAGTTGCTCCCAGAGACCGGCACGCGGCGTCACTTCGGCCTCGGAGAACTTCTGTCGAAACAGATGCTCCAGGTCGCCGGTGGGCCGGGGATCGGGGTTGTATTAGGTGCGGAAGTGGCCATGGTTGGATTGTGCGTCGAGACGCTCGATTTTCGACTTCAAAATTGCCCGGGCTCGGGAATATTGTGATTTGCTGGTGCCTTCGGAAATGCCTAGCATCTCCCCTATTTCTTTGTGGCCGTACCCTTCGATAGCAAACAGGTTGAATACCATGCGGTAACGGGGAGCTAGTTCCTGCACCATGGCTAAGAGCTCCTCGAAACCATAATTGGCTAAGGTAAATTCCTCGCCGGCAAGCTCTTCTGGATATTCGCCCTCGCTCACCGCAATCAAGGGGCATTGCGGCGGTGCTGCCGGAGCGCAGCATTCACCATGATGCGGCGAATCCAAAACTCCAGTGGGCACTCGCGGCGGAAGCTGCTCAGGTTGCGAAACACGGTGACGAACCCTTCCTGCAACACATCTTCGGCCTCGAAAGTGGTTTGGGCATAGCGCAAACACACTGCCATCATCCGGCCGGCAAACCGTTCGTAGAGGTGTTTCTGCATGAGGCGGCTGCCGGCCAGGCACCCATCGATTAGTTCGGCCTCGCTTAGCTGGGAAGGCGGCGTGAGTTGGCGCACAGGGGGAGCGGGCGAAGTGAAAGCCTCAGTCGACGACGCCGGCGCACCGGCAAACAACCCCCGCAACCCGGTGGCGGGTCGCAGAGCTAAAGACGAAAGCGCGCTCACCGGCTTGTCCGACCTGCGGGGTCGACGCCGTGTGCCCTCGCCGACCACGCCTCTTGCTGGAGCCGCGCGTACTGGACGTATATAAATTGCATAGGCCGCTAACTAAGCTAAACAAAATACCTCGGGCTGACCTTAGAAAGGTGCAGCTACAACCAGAAGAGCCCGTAGGCGCCCTCAACGGTTGCATGTGCTGGACTGAGTAGCTGAAATATTTTATAAGATGCTTAGTATCTAAAGAATAGAAAGAAAACTAATTGTGGCTAATAACCGTAACCCAAATTATAATGTACCTACATATATTACGTTATTGGTTTTCTGCCTTACTTTGGTTGCAGACGCCAATCACCGCTTGAAAGCTCCTTTTTCACCTCAATAAATAACTCGCATGAAAACTCTGATCGTCTTTTATTCCACGTATGGTCATATCTACAAATTGGCCGAAGCCATAGCCGAAGGCGCCCGCGAGGTGGAAGGCAATGAAGTGGTGATAAAGCGTGTACCCGAAACGTTGTCGCAAGAAATACTCGACAAAACGGGCGCAACGGGAGCTCAGAAAGCATTCGAGCATGTGCCAGTAGCTACCCCGAGGAGCTAGCTGAATACGATGCCATTATTTTTGGTACCCCAACCCGTTATGGTAACCTATGCGGCCAGATGCAAGCCTTTATGGACAGCACCGGCGGCTTGTGGGCACGCGGCGCGTTGGTAGGGAAAGTAGGCAGTGCGTTTGTGAGCACAGCCACGCAGCACGGCGGCCAAGAAACCACGCTACGGGCTTTCCATACTGAGTTGCTACACCACGGCTTTGTGATTGTAGGGTTGCCTTACGCTTGGCAGGGTCAGATGGGCCACGAAGAAGTAACGGGCGGTACTCCTTACGGCGCTAGCACTGTAGCCGGTGGCCAAGGTGAGCGGCAACCAAGTGCTAACGAACTAGAAGGTGCCCGCTACCAGGGCCGCCACACAGCGGAAATAGCAAAAAAGTTGTCAGTTAAATAAAATCATTAATTTGGCACTTCATTTATAAATAATAGTACTCGCTCTGCACACCATTGCAACATTGTCCAGCTGCCTCACAAGGGTGGCTGGTACTTTTTTAGCCCTATCCTACTTAGAGGCAAAGAGTTACTTTTCTTGAATTACACGTTTGTAGATTAATTTTTGAAAAAATGCATACGCGCCAGTTTGGAAGCTTCATACTT contains:
- a CDS encoding oxygenase MpaB family protein; translated protein: MEYFVAQGSVVREIWGKADTVLFIFAGAAAEFALNKAVDWLYFTGKLPADPLARLFSTVDYARQIVFAERPAAERAIDTIAAIHGAVEAKRGMAIPDWAYRDVLFLLVDYSIRSFEVLERPLTDAEKAEVYHVFRQVGARMGVPGLPITYQEWLPIRQLHLAQNLQHSRYTADLYQQYRRHLGGLRYELLLQAQRLVVPPRVRKMLKLGTRTWLPLLLPLYRQTQHLAVSKWAKAGLLPTAYKDRILALDYRPS
- a CDS encoding GDSL-type esterase/lipase family protein; translated protein: MQWYQEEIRQLEARPVVHSELPKVVFYGSSSFTLWKELERSFPQVQAVNLGFGGSTLAACAWFFKRVVPRHEPDMLVLYAGDNDLGDGRTPEEVVLFYEQLLHCAKTSLGDIPVCFISIKLSLARLHLRGSIEYANACISRLVAHQGPPLYYLDLYYPMLDERDNPKPTHYEADGLHLSPEGYAVWQQEISAQLDQMLPKK
- a CDS encoding esterase family protein, which translates into the protein MHREYHEWDSAALGRPMELLVFGETGARVLLFPTRKARFYDYENWGVIEALQPKIESGLLQVYCVDSVDAEGLYNFDKHPAERICRHLQYQQYILEEVLPMSEALNPTSFLIAAGCSMGAYHAVNLSFRHPNLFGKVVGMSGRYDLTQSMATFQDLFQGYIDENVYLNTPNRFIPNLADEFYLTQLRRLEIILAVGTEDAFLQDNLFLGQQLESKNITHQLHIWEGEAHNPLAWRHMVDLYL
- the uvrB gene encoding excinuclease ABC subunit UvrB, whose product is MDYQLTSEFKPTGDQPRAIAQLVEGVNNGEPAQVLLGATGTGKTFTMANVIAQTGKPALVLCHNKTLAAQLYGEFKQFFPNNAVEYYISYYDYYQPEAYIASTDVFIEKDLAINQEIEKLRLHTTSTLLSGRRDVIVIASVSCIYGIGNPEEFSKNVIYLAPGLRYSRNNLLYQFVQILYSRTEMEFTRGSFRVKGDTVDIFPAYADYAYRIFFYGDEIEAIHRIDPNSGKKLADEKSVTLYPANLFVTGKDTLNQAIKEIQFDMVQQHAYFEKEGRDAEAKRIMERTEFDLEMIRELGYCSGIENYSRYFDGRNPGSRPFCLLDYFPQDYLLVVDESHATMPQIRAMWGGDRSRKTALIEYGFRLPSALDNRPLTFNEFESMYHQAVFVSATPADYELTQANGVVVEQIIRPTGLLDPEIDIRPSVNQIDDLLDEVDNRVKQGDRVLVTTLTKRMAEELQKYMERLGIKSSYVHSDVKTLDRVEILRQLRLGEIDVLIGVNLLREGLDLPEVSLVAILDADKEGFLRDQRSLIQTMGRAARNDRGKVIMYADRMTGSMQRAIDETNRRRATQLAYNQEHGITPRTVRKSHAEIIGQTSLSDYRIAEPQAYVGPETDTALAIAAEPVVSMMTKVDLEKLIKQTEKQMEAAAKDLDFLTAAKLRDELAALKQVLKTKRD
- a CDS encoding DUF6970 domain-containing protein, giving the protein MNRFFTCLLTSLLLLGTMGGCSTSDAEASLSPVCPDKISETLITQLSQEPKRTPVAEITQYTYLGQTVYLVTGGGATTANGGSTTLNYLFDTCGNVLCAASGGANNQGDGRCPDFKANATNPVLVWRDSR
- a CDS encoding RNA polymerase sigma factor; amino-acid sequence: MSEGEYPEELAGEEFTLANYGFEELLAMVQELAPRYRMVFNLFAIEGYGHKEIGEMLGISEGTSKSQYSRARAILKSKIERLDAQSNHGHFRT
- a CDS encoding RNA polymerase sigma factor, with product MRQLTPPSQLSEAELIDGCLAGSRLMQKHLYERFAGRMMAVCLRYAQTTFEAEDVLQEGFVTVFRNLSSFRRECPLEFWIRRIMVNAALRQHRRNAP
- a CDS encoding flavodoxin domain-containing protein, which translates into the protein MKTLIVFYSTYGHIYKLAEAIAEGAREVEGNEVVIKRVPETLSQEILDKTGATGAQKAFEHVPVATPRS
- the wrbA gene encoding NAD(P)H:quinone oxidoreductase; this encodes MFGTPTRYGNLCGQMQAFMDSTGGLWARGALVGKVGSAFVSTATQHGGQETTLRAFHTELLHHGFVIVGLPYAWQGQMGHEEVTGGTPYGASTVAGGQGERQPSANELEGARYQGRHTAEIAKKLSVK